A part of Candidatus Electrothrix aestuarii genomic DNA contains:
- a CDS encoding OmpW family outer membrane protein — protein sequence MKKIIVAGTVLLLASGAHLTHAGNRKMAQGEMEMEAQQMAPEAPQASQRDWAISGYIGMADFEGEEKPDPFRPGVTHEMDSDPALKVGIIISKYYKDFSFNLGIEYMQEVTIEDESGNELSEHSHIPISLGVNYHFDTSIVDPYIGVGLGYSFNDASNSEFIANQGMHGEIDDSMFYFLTAGIEYPLNDKYALFLAGQYTIGDADLTGTVTTPQGTVTLENEAALDRYEVNLGVKYFF from the coding sequence ATGAAGAAGATTATAGTAGCGGGTACTGTCCTTCTACTCGCCAGCGGTGCCCACTTGACCCATGCAGGAAACAGAAAAATGGCTCAAGGGGAGATGGAAATGGAGGCGCAACAGATGGCACCGGAAGCACCACAAGCGTCTCAACGGGATTGGGCAATCAGCGGCTACATCGGCATGGCAGATTTCGAAGGAGAGGAAAAACCAGACCCCTTCCGACCAGGAGTAACTCATGAAATGGATTCTGATCCCGCCCTCAAAGTTGGCATCATCATCAGTAAATATTACAAGGACTTCTCTTTCAACCTTGGCATTGAGTATATGCAAGAAGTCACGATAGAAGACGAAAGCGGCAACGAGCTTTCCGAACATAGCCACATCCCCATCTCCTTGGGGGTAAATTATCACTTTGATACGAGCATCGTGGACCCGTATATCGGCGTAGGTCTAGGTTATTCCTTTAACGATGCTTCAAACAGTGAATTTATTGCTAACCAGGGAATGCACGGAGAAATTGACGATAGCATGTTCTACTTTCTGACAGCTGGTATTGAGTACCCTCTGAATGACAAGTATGCTCTCTTTTTAGCAGGACAGTACACTATCGGCGATGCCGATCTTACAGGAACCGTTACAACTCCTCAAGGAACAGTTACACTTGAAAATGAAGCCGCCTTGGATCGTTATGAAGTGAACTTAGGGGTAAAATATTTCTTTTAA
- a CDS encoding cytochrome c family protein → MKRKYIGLVMGLIASLLVTATSSFAEEQPELLSFKPSNLQWEKTKADFVAPEISTCAGCHPRQYEEWRGSMHFQSFQDPIYLGELNLAIKAVGKEVSKQCEGCHTPAAFVMGETAELDFDNLSPLAKAGVSCDVCHSIKRFTHWETPSHEPENGSYVLSPGRNDDSDPRGFVRTKYGPFPNYEGCGGGFHECVESPKHLTAELCAGCHHVYHYDKHFPYEFTYGEWKKSLYALNGIQCQDCHMVDIDTFKRSADEYIKPKRSEYHHYFNGANFLMYFLGKLRAEKEGDTKLAENFQQKYEMAVQRLQAAAEIEIDPIYNEEGNLYKIRVRVHNRRAGHNLPTSLTAVREMWLEVKITDKKTGKVLIQSGYVDEKGELAGDTHIFNTKGTDEHEIFQIDPWKVVSNAEVGLIPPKGYRDIVYTILYPPGEGHELDVHAKLRFRQASQKVAEKLLTSLPKGVDLNKWYGLTEIPAVPIVDMTETNTTMMTTGEPSKEPNLIDKLTTGWSHVPKSSAAKEEEKK, encoded by the coding sequence ATGAAACGCAAATACATTGGCTTGGTAATGGGTTTGATAGCCAGTCTACTTGTGACGGCGACCTCAAGCTTTGCAGAAGAACAGCCTGAGTTGCTTTCTTTCAAACCATCAAATTTGCAATGGGAAAAAACCAAGGCTGACTTTGTTGCGCCGGAAATTTCAACCTGTGCCGGATGTCATCCGAGACAGTATGAAGAGTGGCGTGGCTCAATGCATTTTCAGTCATTCCAGGATCCAATTTATCTCGGAGAGCTGAACTTGGCCATTAAGGCTGTAGGTAAGGAGGTTTCCAAGCAGTGCGAGGGGTGCCATACTCCGGCTGCCTTTGTCATGGGGGAAACGGCAGAACTGGATTTTGATAATCTGAGCCCCTTGGCCAAGGCCGGTGTGTCCTGTGACGTTTGTCACTCTATTAAAAGATTTACCCATTGGGAAACCCCGTCTCATGAGCCGGAGAACGGATCTTATGTCCTTTCCCCGGGGAGAAATGATGACAGTGATCCGAGAGGCTTTGTTCGTACAAAATATGGTCCTTTCCCCAATTACGAGGGCTGTGGTGGAGGTTTCCACGAATGTGTTGAATCACCTAAGCATCTGACCGCAGAGCTCTGTGCTGGTTGTCATCATGTATATCATTATGATAAACACTTTCCCTATGAGTTCACCTATGGTGAGTGGAAGAAGAGTTTGTATGCTTTGAATGGTATCCAGTGTCAGGATTGTCATATGGTGGATATCGACACCTTTAAGCGTTCTGCTGATGAGTACATTAAGCCGAAACGGAGTGAGTATCACCATTATTTCAATGGTGCTAACTTCCTGATGTACTTCCTTGGTAAACTCAGAGCAGAGAAAGAGGGTGATACTAAGCTTGCTGAAAATTTCCAGCAGAAGTACGAGATGGCGGTACAGCGTCTCCAGGCAGCAGCTGAGATTGAGATTGATCCTATATACAATGAAGAAGGTAATCTGTATAAAATCAGAGTTCGGGTACATAACCGACGTGCAGGGCATAACCTGCCGACCTCTCTGACCGCTGTTCGTGAAATGTGGCTCGAAGTCAAGATTACCGACAAGAAGACCGGTAAGGTGTTGATTCAGAGCGGTTATGTAGATGAGAAGGGTGAGCTGGCCGGTGATACCCACATCTTTAACACCAAGGGAACAGATGAGCATGAGATTTTCCAGATTGATCCTTGGAAAGTTGTATCTAATGCCGAGGTCGGTCTTATTCCACCGAAGGGATATCGCGATATCGTGTACACCATCCTGTATCCGCCGGGAGAAGGACATGAATTGGATGTCCATGCGAAACTGCGTTTCCGTCAGGCCAGCCAGAAGGTTGCTGAAAAACTGCTGACCAGCTTGCCTAAGGGGGTAGATCTGAACAAATGGTATGGTTTGACCGAGATTCCGGCAGTGCCGATTGTTGATATGACCGAGACCAATACAACCATGATGACCACTGGCGAACCGAGCAAGGAGCCGAATCTTATCGACAAGCTGACTACCGGTTGGTCACATGTACCGAAATCTTCTGCTGCGAAAGAAGAAGAAAAAAAGTAA
- a CDS encoding PEP/pyruvate-binding domain-containing protein, whose product MTTQQTAGFTSKAWEANKEETASIVEIPEHFRQLQEVVARYQGVAKKLEHLLYEISHPYRNWQMIILELRPFVLKNFNQYRRHEQGPACFSLFTGIFLDALTESKKNGKVVSLAMEAMLAYADKLIASLQKDSLAAYKEELDTFFEKLSSLNEIDETVMMYMVQGHHPMKKMALHLMKIGRDNEETVFSCAPLARLMKKILRLNYTYWLSEENPQPWFESQCGSFCSGWQAGSLLTAISHDRFHEHLKALDLIDIEEDSFQALSELLELPAHVDIVRLYREIPKQLTPETDDEQEASFSENRKLFFLFRIMDTSGLYLIHEESLREINRSLIQLIRNQSFEEIEQFFVTTFHLLKANVRKYPHTSLQCIQVIGGEVFRRNNSRLVEAFLFETVRFGFQYANVMGVDEDWQPITNPAHLANIRVWLSLIMQEPKWCSTLFSALIINIKLSGTCVKDTDLFQRDITELLNHPIKPIYNLAKQFTKLMPVFFNEIGAEGELRDVSTELDEMHKRHDVLIHFLRKQSHVESSNLIVGFIKGIFVFWRTLDKEHLRPFLPDEILSQVVTEGPFVDELHSLTLRIQEERKIQTIDETLGWTKEQRAVWLAEQEDISVGERRRFDLLIRMFKLLHHKYSLSMQELRHQLHHAAQSGFPEMEGLLDILEKGDTYACLDALLTQLENLREIILSEECFAPKEEIYYKRHIAVDIPSVYGRYSERKFDALGLSFRLENLANIYIERLTRSINLGFITQATFIRISRCLLLFLRALKVDGITSRRLDTYTSLLSSSITMKRFSYTQHLDIVRGLSEGVKDVIYAYYTNVHQNNLSMIIPQIGQWNLLTKYRSLWEDEDMPSTIHRLSESFFRDLIATTFGLQHLDNFITRIIHTLEAQKDILDAKTIDLLMTYNPDKTISSLYNENLRTHNLIHLGNKGFNLMILAGDGKRVPPAFIITTEIFRCWRAVQSFKRARDEFMQRVRGAITNLEDQTGRGFGSPRDPLLLSVRSGSAISMPGMMTTIHNVGLNEDLLEELVANHPDQEYFLWDNYRRFLQSWAMAGGMEREEFQAIMNTHKARHGVRLKRQFTAEQMRELALDYQAALRRRGRSAPEDPWLQLIGAVEMVLSSWNTSKAMQYRSLMDVSDDWGTAVIVQTMVYGNRGEQSGSGVLFTAHPYRKVRRVALWGDYASNDQGEDIVSGLVNSYPVSVEQAELDGRPVEHTLEVKFPIIYEELLKIARDLVYTKEWNPQEIEFTFEGPDAENLYILQTRDMITVKKKERFHVFIESENQQDNILGKGIGVSGSALSGLAVFTEENIHQLRQEQPGIPLILIRQDTVPEDIREISMADGLLTARGGQTSHASVVATRLEKTCVVGCRDLQVFESGEYAVGNGVRISFGDSISIDGRNGLFLQGVHESREEVHILPL is encoded by the coding sequence ATGACTACTCAGCAAACAGCCGGTTTCACATCCAAGGCCTGGGAGGCCAATAAAGAGGAAACTGCCAGCATAGTGGAGATCCCTGAGCATTTCAGGCAACTCCAGGAGGTCGTTGCCCGATATCAGGGCGTGGCAAAAAAACTGGAACATCTGCTCTACGAAATAAGTCATCCCTACCGTAATTGGCAGATGATTATTCTGGAACTCCGTCCCTTTGTTCTGAAAAATTTTAATCAGTATCGCAGGCACGAACAGGGGCCAGCCTGTTTTTCCTTGTTCACTGGTATCTTTCTTGATGCTCTGACTGAGTCGAAAAAAAACGGCAAGGTCGTTTCTCTGGCTATGGAGGCTATGCTGGCCTATGCTGATAAGCTCATTGCCTCCCTGCAAAAGGATTCCCTTGCTGCGTACAAAGAGGAGCTGGATACTTTTTTTGAAAAATTATCCTCTTTGAACGAGATTGATGAGACCGTGATGATGTACATGGTGCAAGGACATCATCCCATGAAAAAGATGGCCTTGCATTTGATGAAAATAGGGAGAGACAATGAGGAAACTGTTTTCTCCTGTGCCCCTCTTGCCCGATTGATGAAAAAGATCCTCCGCTTAAACTATACCTATTGGCTAAGTGAGGAAAATCCCCAGCCCTGGTTTGAATCACAATGTGGCTCTTTTTGTAGCGGGTGGCAGGCAGGCTCTCTGTTGACAGCGATTTCTCATGATCGTTTTCATGAGCATCTGAAGGCGCTTGACCTGATCGATATTGAAGAAGATTCTTTTCAGGCATTGAGCGAACTGCTGGAGCTGCCAGCCCATGTTGATATTGTTCGTTTGTACCGGGAGATTCCCAAACAACTGACCCCTGAAACCGATGATGAGCAAGAGGCCTCTTTTTCAGAAAACAGGAAACTCTTTTTTCTTTTTCGCATTATGGATACCTCTGGGCTCTATCTCATCCATGAAGAAAGCCTGCGGGAGATCAATCGTTCCTTAATTCAGCTTATTCGCAATCAGAGCTTTGAGGAAATTGAGCAGTTTTTTGTCACCACCTTTCATCTCCTGAAGGCCAATGTGCGCAAGTATCCTCACACTTCGCTGCAATGCATTCAGGTTATTGGCGGGGAAGTATTTCGCCGTAATAATTCGCGTCTGGTGGAAGCCTTTCTCTTTGAGACGGTTCGTTTCGGCTTTCAGTATGCCAATGTAATGGGAGTGGATGAGGACTGGCAGCCTATTACCAATCCGGCCCATTTGGCCAATATCCGGGTTTGGCTGAGCCTGATCATGCAGGAGCCAAAGTGGTGTTCCACTCTTTTTTCTGCGTTGATTATCAATATCAAACTGTCCGGGACCTGTGTCAAGGATACGGATCTTTTTCAACGGGATATCACTGAGCTGCTCAATCATCCCATCAAGCCCATCTATAACCTGGCCAAGCAGTTTACCAAACTAATGCCGGTCTTCTTTAACGAGATCGGTGCAGAAGGAGAGCTGCGCGATGTCTCCACGGAACTGGATGAGATGCACAAACGGCATGATGTCCTGATCCACTTCCTGCGCAAGCAGTCCCATGTGGAGTCTTCCAATCTGATTGTCGGTTTTATCAAGGGAATCTTCGTCTTCTGGCGGACTCTGGATAAGGAGCACCTGCGTCCCTTTCTTCCTGACGAGATCCTCAGTCAGGTGGTCACGGAAGGTCCTTTTGTCGATGAGTTGCACTCACTGACCCTGCGGATTCAGGAGGAGCGAAAAATACAGACCATAGATGAGACCCTGGGATGGACCAAAGAGCAACGGGCAGTCTGGCTGGCAGAGCAGGAGGATATTTCAGTTGGGGAGCGGAGGCGTTTCGATCTGCTGATCAGGATGTTCAAGCTGCTCCATCATAAATACAGCCTTAGTATGCAGGAGCTACGTCATCAACTGCATCATGCGGCTCAGAGTGGCTTTCCTGAAATGGAAGGCCTCCTGGATATCCTGGAAAAAGGCGATACCTATGCCTGCCTTGATGCCCTGTTGACACAACTGGAGAATCTCCGGGAGATTATTCTCTCTGAGGAGTGCTTTGCCCCCAAGGAAGAGATCTATTATAAGCGGCATATCGCCGTGGATATTCCCTCAGTCTATGGTCGCTATTCCGAGCGAAAATTCGACGCCCTGGGGCTGAGCTTCCGTCTGGAAAATCTGGCCAATATCTATATCGAACGCCTGACCCGTTCTATTAATCTGGGCTTTATCACTCAGGCCACCTTTATTCGGATTTCACGATGCCTGTTGCTTTTTCTCCGGGCCTTGAAAGTGGACGGAATCACCAGTCGACGACTGGATACCTATACCAGTCTGCTCAGTTCCTCTATTACTATGAAGCGTTTTTCCTACACCCAGCACCTGGATATTGTTCGTGGGTTGTCTGAAGGTGTCAAGGATGTGATTTATGCCTATTACACCAATGTGCATCAGAATAATCTTTCCATGATTATTCCCCAGATAGGTCAGTGGAATCTTTTGACCAAGTACCGCTCACTTTGGGAGGATGAAGACATGCCCTCCACGATTCATCGGCTGTCCGAGTCTTTTTTTCGGGATCTTATTGCTACGACCTTTGGTTTGCAACATCTGGATAACTTTATAACCCGTATCATCCATACCCTGGAGGCGCAGAAGGATATCCTGGATGCCAAGACTATTGATCTGCTCATGACCTATAATCCTGACAAGACTATTTCCTCTTTATATAATGAGAATCTACGTACGCATAATTTGATTCATTTGGGAAATAAGGGGTTTAATCTGATGATATTGGCCGGGGACGGAAAACGTGTCCCCCCGGCCTTTATTATTACGACGGAGATTTTCCGTTGTTGGCGGGCAGTGCAAAGCTTTAAGCGGGCCAGGGATGAGTTCATGCAGCGGGTACGGGGTGCTATCACCAACCTGGAAGATCAGACCGGGCGAGGCTTTGGTTCGCCAAGAGATCCTTTGTTGCTTTCTGTGCGTTCCGGGTCAGCCATCTCCATGCCCGGTATGATGACGACTATCCATAACGTTGGTCTGAATGAAGACCTGTTGGAGGAACTGGTCGCCAATCATCCAGATCAGGAATATTTTCTCTGGGATAATTATCGTCGTTTTCTCCAGTCCTGGGCTATGGCGGGTGGCATGGAGCGGGAGGAATTTCAGGCCATCATGAATACCCATAAAGCGCGGCACGGAGTGCGTCTGAAACGGCAGTTCACTGCGGAGCAGATGCGCGAGCTGGCTCTGGACTACCAGGCTGCCTTGCGTCGGCGAGGGCGCAGCGCCCCGGAAGACCCTTGGCTTCAGTTGATTGGGGCTGTGGAAATGGTGCTGTCTTCCTGGAATACCAGTAAGGCCATGCAGTACCGGAGTCTGATGGATGTGTCTGATGACTGGGGAACTGCTGTGATTGTTCAGACTATGGTCTACGGTAATAGGGGAGAGCAGTCAGGTAGCGGGGTCCTGTTTACTGCCCATCCTTATCGCAAGGTGCGACGGGTGGCCCTGTGGGGTGATTATGCCTCTAACGACCAAGGTGAGGATATTGTCTCCGGCTTGGTCAACAGCTATCCGGTTTCTGTGGAGCAGGCAGAGCTTGACGGCAGGCCGGTTGAGCATACCCTGGAGGTCAAATTTCCGATTATTTACGAAGAGCTGCTCAAGATTGCCCGTGATCTGGTCTATACCAAGGAGTGGAATCCTCAGGAGATAGAATTTACCTTTGAGGGGCCGGACGCAGAAAACCTGTATATCCTCCAGACCCGTGATATGATCACGGTGAAGAAGAAAGAGCGTTTTCATGTTTTTATCGAATCTGAAAATCAGCAGGACAATATTCTTGGAAAAGGAATCGGCGTAAGCGGCTCTGCCTTATCTGGTCTGGCTGTTTTTACCGAAGAGAATATTCACCAGCTCCGGCAGGAGCAACCAGGGATACCCCTGATTTTGATCCGGCAGGATACCGTTCCTGAGGATATCCGGGAAATTTCTATGGCCGATGGCCTGCTCACTGCTCGCGGGGGGCAGACATCCCACGCCTCTGTGGTAGCTACTCGCCTGGAGAAAACCTGTGTGGTGGGCTGCCGAGATCTACAGGTTTTTGAGAGCGGAGAGTATGCTGTAGGGAATGGTGTGCGAATCAGTTTTGGTGATTCTATTTCGATAGATGGCCGTAATGGTTTGTTTCTTCAAGGCGTCCATGAGTCCCGTGAAGAGGTGCATATTCTGCCCTTGTAG
- a CDS encoding endonuclease III domain-containing protein codes for MISEELEEIYRRLLERFGPQHWWPGETPFEVMVGAILTQNTNWQNVEKAIANLKEAGVLSLSAMAALSKEELAEYIRPAGYYNIKAGRLQNLFAMITENWDNDLEYLLQQPASILREQLLSVKGIGPETADSMVLYAAGQPIFVVDAYTHRILTRHELISEDYDYFQIQELFMDNLREDVALFNEYHALLVQVGKQFCKKSKPQCGECPLSGVGGVQEYQLTA; via the coding sequence ATGATATCCGAGGAGCTGGAGGAAATCTACCGTCGTCTGCTGGAACGTTTTGGACCCCAACATTGGTGGCCCGGCGAAACCCCGTTCGAGGTGATGGTGGGCGCGATTCTTACCCAGAACACCAATTGGCAGAACGTAGAAAAAGCCATTGCCAATTTAAAGGAGGCTGGTGTGCTTTCCTTATCAGCAATGGCAGCCTTGAGCAAAGAAGAGCTGGCCGAGTATATCCGTCCTGCTGGCTATTATAATATTAAGGCCGGACGGCTACAAAACCTCTTCGCCATGATCACAGAAAACTGGGATAATGATCTGGAGTATCTGCTCCAACAGCCTGCTTCTATCCTCCGGGAACAACTGCTTTCTGTCAAAGGAATCGGCCCAGAGACCGCCGACTCTATGGTGCTGTACGCTGCTGGCCAGCCTATTTTTGTGGTGGACGCCTACACCCATCGCATCCTGACTCGGCATGAACTCATTTCAGAGGATTATGATTACTTCCAAATCCAGGAACTCTTCATGGATAATCTGCGGGAAGATGTAGCGCTTTTCAATGAATACCATGCGTTGCTGGTACAGGTGGGCAAACAGTTCTGCAAAAAATCAAAACCGCAATGCGGAGAATGCCCACTTTCCGGGGTCGGCGGTGTTCAGGAATATCAACTGACGGCCTAA
- a CDS encoding histidine phosphatase family protein produces MTDLSLTRLFLLRHGPTSAPPGCLVGSSDLPLSGQGLTRLQNIMSQLEHVACWYCSPLLRTRQTLEHLQFLGCPLEKPFYEERLREMNFGRWELQSYADIVAKDEEQIEAWNQYLDFIFPEGEAVSAFIARTTAMLRLFAESEHNTIGVMTHGGVIRTMICLALGISPKNYLLFDVQPASLTILDLYSEGGVLRGLNL; encoded by the coding sequence ATGACAGATCTCAGCCTCACCCGGCTTTTTCTCCTCCGTCATGGTCCCACCTCCGCACCACCGGGCTGCCTTGTTGGTAGCAGTGATCTTCCCCTGTCCGGCCAGGGACTTACCCGTTTACAGAATATAATGTCGCAACTGGAGCATGTTGCTTGCTGGTATTGCAGTCCGTTGCTTCGAACCAGGCAAACGCTGGAACATCTCCAGTTTCTGGGGTGCCCCTTAGAGAAGCCTTTTTATGAAGAACGCTTACGCGAGATGAATTTTGGACGCTGGGAGCTGCAAAGTTATGCTGATATTGTTGCCAAGGATGAGGAGCAGATCGAAGCCTGGAATCAATATCTGGACTTTATCTTTCCCGAGGGGGAGGCAGTTTCAGCCTTTATTGCAAGAACTACGGCTATGCTGAGGCTTTTTGCAGAGTCTGAACATAATACTATCGGAGTTATGACACATGGTGGGGTTATTCGTACTATGATTTGCCTTGCTTTAGGGATTTCTCCAAAGAACTACTTACTGTTTGATGTTCAACCAGCATCTCTTACTATCTTAGATCTTTATTCTGAGGGCGGCGTGTTGCGTGGGCTGAATCTGTGA
- a CDS encoding IscA/HesB family protein: protein MLEVTSSAVENLKTYLADNNIESAIRISLMQGGUAGPSLGLALDEPKENDQTFDEGGVQFLVEQGLLKTCGAIKVDFLEAGYRSGFSITSEKPVGGGGGCSSGSCSSGSCGG from the coding sequence ATGCTGGAAGTAACAAGTTCGGCAGTCGAGAATCTCAAGACATATCTCGCCGACAATAATATTGAATCCGCGATCCGCATCTCTTTGATGCAGGGTGGCTGAGCAGGCCCCTCTTTGGGATTGGCTCTGGATGAGCCAAAAGAAAATGATCAGACGTTTGATGAAGGTGGTGTTCAGTTCTTGGTTGAGCAGGGATTGCTCAAAACCTGCGGTGCTATTAAAGTAGACTTCCTCGAAGCTGGCTACCGTTCAGGTTTTTCCATTACCTCTGAAAAACCTGTAGGTGGTGGCGGCGGTTGTAGTTCTGGTTCTTGTAGTTCTGGTAGCTGCGGCGGCTGA
- a CDS encoding 6-phosphofructokinase encodes MNKIVISTGGGDAPGLNAVIFAIVKSATKLGWEVYGSRHGYMGFLDRDELVRLMPADVEGITPTGGTILGTTNKGNPFSMPVKNFADEEMLVDVSSKVMDGFKRMGFGCHIAVGGDGSLEIAHRFAELGMPVVGVPKTIDNDLEATDRTFGFDTAVSTATEALDKLHSTAKSHDRVMVVEVMGRDSGWIALYSGISGGADVILLPEIPFDMDAVCAKITENELHGKHYSIVVVAEGAREEGGEVRNRGKGEAGREEVVLGGVGEWVAEEIRKRIGKDTRSLVLGHLQRGGSPTTFDRLLALRFGAAAVRMAAEGLFDRMVAWTPPTMSAVLLEDAIRCRKQVDLKSDKILTARSIGICLGDKE; translated from the coding sequence ATGAACAAAATAGTGATTTCCACAGGCGGCGGAGACGCACCCGGCCTGAACGCGGTGATTTTTGCGATTGTGAAATCCGCAACGAAACTCGGCTGGGAGGTCTATGGGAGTCGACATGGCTATATGGGATTCCTGGATAGAGATGAACTTGTTCGCCTGATGCCCGCCGATGTTGAGGGAATAACACCCACTGGTGGTACAATCCTCGGCACAACAAACAAGGGAAACCCCTTTTCCATGCCGGTAAAAAACTTTGCCGACGAAGAAATGCTGGTAGACGTCTCGAGCAAAGTTATGGACGGCTTTAAGCGCATGGGCTTTGGCTGCCATATTGCTGTTGGTGGCGACGGGAGTCTGGAAATAGCGCATCGCTTTGCTGAGTTGGGCATGCCGGTTGTCGGAGTCCCTAAGACTATTGATAATGACCTGGAAGCCACCGACCGGACCTTTGGTTTTGATACAGCGGTTTCCACCGCAACAGAGGCCCTGGATAAACTCCATTCCACGGCTAAATCCCATGATAGAGTCATGGTCGTGGAGGTAATGGGGCGAGATTCAGGGTGGATAGCTCTGTATTCAGGAATTTCAGGAGGCGCAGATGTTATCCTACTCCCAGAGATTCCCTTTGATATGGATGCAGTCTGCGCCAAGATCACCGAAAACGAACTCCACGGCAAACATTATTCCATTGTTGTGGTTGCGGAAGGAGCCAGGGAAGAAGGCGGAGAGGTTAGAAATCGAGGCAAAGGAGAAGCCGGTCGCGAGGAAGTCGTCCTCGGTGGAGTTGGAGAATGGGTTGCGGAAGAAATCAGGAAGAGGATCGGTAAAGATACCCGATCACTGGTACTTGGACATCTCCAAAGAGGGGGCTCGCCCACCACCTTTGATCGTCTGCTGGCCCTCCGCTTCGGAGCTGCTGCTGTGCGAATGGCTGCAGAAGGTTTATTTGATCGAATGGTTGCCTGGACTCCCCCCACTATGTCGGCGGTACTCTTGGAAGACGCTATCCGTTGCCGAAAGCAGGTAGACCTGAAGAGTGACAAAATACTGACTGCACGCTCCATCGGCATCTGCCTTGGCGACAAGGAGTAG
- a CDS encoding cytoplasmic protein: protein MMKKTMIFAFQGNPLCFIHVLLNALNMAEQGMEGKIILEGESVKLVPEMAKSDHFLNKMYTKAKEEEVIFGACRVCSSKLGVLEAVIAENIPLVGGMSGHPPMSEYIKQGYTIITL, encoded by the coding sequence ATGATGAAAAAAACAATGATTTTTGCTTTTCAGGGGAATCCCCTGTGCTTCATTCATGTTTTGCTGAATGCCTTGAATATGGCGGAGCAGGGCATGGAGGGGAAGATTATTTTGGAAGGGGAGTCTGTGAAACTGGTACCGGAAATGGCAAAGTCAGATCATTTTCTTAATAAGATGTATACCAAGGCCAAGGAAGAAGAGGTTATTTTTGGGGCTTGTCGGGTTTGTTCCAGTAAGCTGGGAGTTTTGGAGGCCGTGATAGCAGAAAATATTCCTCTGGTTGGTGGGATGTCCGGTCATCCGCCCATGTCGGAATATATAAAGCAGGGATATACGATTATTACGCTCTAA
- a CDS encoding YqiJ family protein has protein sequence MLNFLMEPANLPFSGALAVMISFVFLELLSLSLGAGISELIDSLFPDVDVDLELPDSSPSAFSQFLSWLRVGKVPLLMLLLVTLTAFGLSGLFLQALIQKMTGNLLPPFIALIPAGFCALPFTRVIGGLLHTYMPKDETSAVSEDSLIGRTAVILAGTARQGKPVQAKVQDEHQYTHYIMVEPEHAEEQLRAGQSVILSVKKGAFFQAIPEKTAP, from the coding sequence ATGCTCAACTTTCTGATGGAACCTGCCAATCTGCCCTTTTCCGGAGCCTTGGCAGTGATGATTTCCTTTGTTTTTCTGGAGCTTCTCTCTCTCAGTCTTGGGGCAGGGATTTCAGAGCTTATTGACTCCCTGTTCCCTGATGTGGATGTAGACCTCGAACTCCCGGATAGCTCACCGTCTGCATTCAGTCAGTTCCTTAGCTGGCTCCGTGTTGGAAAAGTTCCCCTCCTCATGCTCCTCCTTGTTACCCTGACTGCCTTTGGACTTTCCGGGCTCTTTCTTCAGGCGCTGATCCAAAAAATGACAGGTAATCTCCTCCCTCCATTCATAGCACTCATTCCAGCAGGTTTCTGCGCGCTACCTTTTACCCGGGTGATTGGAGGACTACTTCATACCTATATGCCCAAAGATGAAACCTCGGCGGTTTCGGAAGACAGCCTGATCGGCAGGACAGCGGTCATTCTTGCGGGCACAGCAAGACAAGGAAAACCGGTTCAGGCAAAAGTCCAAGATGAACACCAATACACCCATTATATTATGGTGGAACCTGAGCATGCAGAAGAGCAACTCAGAGCGGGCCAATCCGTTATCCTCTCTGTAAAAAAGGGGGCTTTTTTCCAAGCTATTCCTGAAAAAACAGCCCCCTGA